The genomic stretch TGTCACTGCTGTAGCTGCGGCTGACAAAGCTTTTAGAATATCAGAAAAAGAATTGGAAAAAGACATGCGGGCCTATTCCAATACATTATTGCAAAAATATAGCGCAATTCCCGATGTCGCCAGCTGGAACTATCAAGCTCTCAAAAAAGAATTAGGCGGTATGGATGTTTATATCATCGATGAGTCCCTTACAATAATTCACAGCAGCTTTACCAAGGATATTGGCCTAAACTTCAAAGCGGATGGCGACGCCCCTGACTCCTTCTCACAACTGCTCGAGGAGAGGATCAAGGGAAGCAGCTTCGTATCGGATGGTCTGGATCAGGAGACGAATTCAGGAAAAATCAAAAAATATAGCTATATGCCTACCCCTGATCACAAATATTTAATAGAGCTAGGCGTATATCTTGAGGATACTCCGATGTTCCAATCCATTGATTTCATGGGAATCTTGAACGGTCTCATTGAAAAATACAAATATATTAACGATATTACGATCTATACAACAACCGGAAAATCGATTGGAAAAACGGGCGAGGATGGAAAATCGATTGTTATTGCCAACGAAAACAGACGTTTTTTCGACAAGGCGTTCCATGACTCAGAGATACAAGAGGTGCACGGACAAGGGAATGGCTATCCTATCTTTTATCGTTATGTACCGTATACCATCCAATTCGACATTAATTATGTTCGTTTTACTGACCAGCGCATGATTGAAATTGTATATAATCAGCAGGAGCTTCAACAAAATCTCAAGCTAAATAAACAAATATTTTCACTTCAGCTAGCAGCGACAATTTTGATTGCGCTCATCATCTCTTATATTATAACGAGGCTCGTAGCAAGGCCCATGTACTTGGCCTCTCATGATGTGCTCACTGGTCTATCCAACCGTGCAACCTTTGAGAACGCCCTAATTGCAATTATGGAGAAAAATAAAAGAAAACAGAAGCTTACCGCACTGCTTCACATTGATCTTGATCATTTCAAAGTTGTTAACGATTCGCTGGGTCATGATGCCGGAGATCTATTTCTCAAGGAGGTCGGCAAACGTATTCGCGCTGCAGTCCACGATCCAAATGATATCACAGCACGGCTAGGCGGTGATGAGTTCGTCGTCATTTTAAGTAATATTGCCGATACCCAGGCAGCCTTGCAAATTGCAGAGCATATTATTGCTACGCTTAAGCTTCCTATTGAAATTCAAGGCATCGATGTCGTCAACGATTTCAGCACGACAGCATCGATCGGTATCGCAGTTGCTCCCGAGCATGCACAGGATTCTGATGCGCTGTATACCTGTGCCGATCAAGCGCTTTATTACGCCAAGCGCAGCGGTAAAAATACGTTCAGCTTATATCAGGAAAGCATGGCCCCTGAAACTGACTTCTAATCATAGTAAGTTGAATTAAACATTTACGTTTTGGTCGCTGCGCGAGAAGATCATTCTTACGATCGCTGTTGCAAAGGCGAACACTTCGTTTCTCCAGAGCGATCTTCTCGCTTCGCTAAATACTTAATTTTAAAATTCAACTTAAACTGATCAGAAGTTTCTCATAAAAAAGACCCAAAAGGAAGGAGCTGCTATAGCAACTCTTTCCTTTTGGGTCAACCTACAATTAAACCATAACCTTACACATATCATTTGTGAATGCAACAGGGTCCTGGATAGGCAAGCCTTCGATTAGAAGCGCCTGGTTATACAGCAAGTTCGTATACAGCCCTAGCTTTTCTTTGTCGTTCTCATACGCAGCCTTTAGTGATT from Paenibacillus sp. FSL H8-0548 encodes the following:
- a CDS encoding GGDEF domain-containing protein, producing MQLGFKAKLMTIMGIFSILLTLSVSSVNQHRLKNSLIESYKRESILVEDTIVTAVAAADKAFRISEKELEKDMRAYSNTLLQKYSAIPDVASWNYQALKKELGGMDVYIIDESLTIIHSSFTKDIGLNFKADGDAPDSFSQLLEERIKGSSFVSDGLDQETNSGKIKKYSYMPTPDHKYLIELGVYLEDTPMFQSIDFMGILNGLIEKYKYINDITIYTTTGKSIGKTGEDGKSIVIANENRRFFDKAFHDSEIQEVHGQGNGYPIFYRYVPYTIQFDINYVRFTDQRMIEIVYNQQELQQNLKLNKQIFSLQLAATILIALIISYIITRLVARPMYLASHDVLTGLSNRATFENALIAIMEKNKRKQKLTALLHIDLDHFKVVNDSLGHDAGDLFLKEVGKRIRAAVHDPNDITARLGGDEFVVILSNIADTQAALQIAEHIIATLKLPIEIQGIDVVNDFSTTASIGIAVAPEHAQDSDALYTCADQALYYAKRSGKNTFSLYQESMAPETDF